One segment of Cetobacterium sp. NK01 DNA contains the following:
- a CDS encoding cold-shock protein: protein MTKGTVKWFNKEKGFGFVTCEEGKDYFVHFSGIIGDGFRFLEEGQNVSFKIESGDKGPLAKEVQAN, encoded by the coding sequence ATGACAAAAGGAACAGTAAAATGGTTTAACAAAGAGAAAGGATTTGGATTTGTAACTTGTGAAGAGGGAAAAGATTACTTTGTACACTTTTCAGGAATCATTGGTGATGGATTCAGATTTTTAGAAGAGGGACAAAACGTATCTTTCAAAATTGAAAGTGGAGATAAAGGACCTTTAGCAAAAGAGGTTCAAGCTAACTAG
- a CDS encoding MarR family transcriptional regulator: MHKTEIKKELNKYHINSTHEKILRRINENPGITLCELTKGIELSKGSVSICIKKLEEKNLIQKYGTFDDKRVFRLHPTKMGKDLCSRIKLMQILKI, encoded by the coding sequence ATGCATAAAACAGAGATAAAAAAGGAGTTAAATAAATATCATATTAATTCCACGCATGAAAAGATATTGAGAAGAATAAATGAAAACCCAGGGATAACATTATGCGAATTGACAAAGGGGATAGAACTATCAAAGGGTTCAGTATCAATTTGTATAAAAAAATTAGAAGAGAAAAATTTAATTCAAAAATATGGAACATTTGATGATAAAAGAGTTTTTAGACTTCATCCAACAAAAATGGGAAAAGATCTATGTAGTAGAATAAAATTAATGCAAATATTAAAAATATAA